One window from the genome of Sesamum indicum cultivar Zhongzhi No. 13 linkage group LG15, S_indicum_v1.0, whole genome shotgun sequence encodes:
- the LOC105178300 gene encoding 7-deoxyloganetic acid glucosyltransferase-like, translated as MGTNTELPPHVLIFPLPMQGHINSMLKLAELFCLSNLHVTMLLSEYTHGRLRRHANIESRFSRYPGFRVATIPDGLPEDHPRVGERTMEIVMSLLKVGGAEFRKLMETTDALSDGGARRRVTCLIMDGVLSFAVPVAEEMGIPFIYFRTVGACSFWANFCFKDVIEAGEAPLKGKDEGKHEYWKKEELDLMVTSVPGMEGYLRRRDLPAFCRVNDVNDPGFQTIIRETRRTALSRGLILNSFEDLEGPILDQIRKPIPNLYSIGPLHTHLKARLESQKSEESSLPSSSFYEEDRSSMSWLDSQPPKSVLYVSFGSVTLLTRDELLEFWYGLVNSGHKFLWVMRPDSIVGDNKDNPIPAELEEATKERGYLVGWVPQNEVLAHPSVGAFFTHSGWNSTLEGIAAVMPMICWPYFADQTINSRFVSEVWKVGLDMKDSCDRVIVEKTVRDIMEVRRDEFLERALHMAELAKKSISEGGTSYTNLNRLIEFIRSSV; from the exons ATGGGCACAAACACTGAACTGCCGCCGCACGTCCTCATCTTCCCTTTACCGATGCAGGGTCACATCAACTCCATGCTGAAGCTGGCGGAGCTCTTCTGCCTCTCCAACCTCCATGTCACCATGCTCCTCTCCGAGTACACCCATGGCCGCCTCCGCCGCCATGCCAACATCGAGTCCCGCTTCTCCCGCTACCCTGGTTTCCGCGTTGCCACCATCCCCGACGGCCTCCCGGAAGACCATCCCCGTGTCGGCGAGCGGACCATGGAGATTGTCATGAGCCTTTTGAAAGTAGGTGGAGCTGAGTTCCGCAAACTGATGGAGACCACTGATGCCCTGAGCGATGGCGGAGCTAGGCGGCGCGTCACCTGCCTCATCATGGATGGGGTGTTGAGTTTTGCTGTTCCGGTGGCTGAAGAAATGGGGATTCCCTTCATTTATTTCAGGACCGTCGGAGCTTGCTCCTTCTGGGCTAATTTCTGTTTCAAAGACGTCATCGAAGCTGGAGAGGCCCCCCTGAAAg GTAAAGATGAGGGCAAACACGAATActggaagaaagaagaattgGACTTAATGGTAACAAGTGTGCCGGGAATGGAGGGCTATCTTCGGCGACGCGATCTTCCAGCGTTTTGCCGAGTAAACGATGTTAATGACCCTGGATTTCAGACCATCATAAGGGAGACTAGACGAACAGCTCTCTCCAGGGGACTCATTCTCAATTCATTTGAAGATCTGGAAGGCCCAATTCTTGATCAAATCCGTAAACCAATTCCCAATTTGTATTCAATTGGTCCTCTACACACTCATCTAAAGGCCCGATTAGAGTCCCAAAAGAGTGAAGAATCATCGCTGCCTTCAAGCAGCTTCTATGAGGAAGATCGCAGCTCTATGTCCTGGCTCGACTCCCAGCCGCCCAAATCTGTGTTGTATGTGAGCTTTGGAAGTGTCACGCTGTTAACAAGGGACGAGCTGTTGGAGTTTTGGTATGGACTGGTGAACAGTGGGCACAAGTTCCTGTGGGTCATGAGGCCGGATTCCATCGTAGGAGACAATAAAGACAATCCAATTCCGGCGGAGTTGGAGGAAGCCACGAAAGAAAGAGGGTATTTGGTGGGATGGGTGCCGCAAAATGAGGTCTTGGCCCATCCGTCGGTGGGTGCATTTTTCACGCACAGCGGATGGAATTCGACTCTCGAAGGTATTGCAGCAGTAATGCCGATGATCTGCTGGCCTTATTTTGCCGATCAGACAATAAATAGCCGGTTCGTTAGCGAGGTCTGGAAAGTGGGATTGGACATGAAGGATAGTTGTGACAGGGTGATTGTTGAGAAGACGGTTAGGGATATAATGGAGGTGAGGAGGGATGAGTTCTTGGAGAGGGCTCTGCATATGGCGGAATTGGCAAAGAAGTCTATCAGTGAAGGAGGAACTTCCTACACAAATTTGAATAGGTTGATTGAGTTTATAAGGTCTTCGGTTTAG